The sequence below is a genomic window from Bosea sp. F3-2.
ACTCGACTTCATGGCCGAGGAGGCGCCTGCCCTGCTGACCGAGCGCCTCGGCGGCCGGGCCGACGGCGTGATGTCCGACATGGCGGCCAACACCACCGGCCACAAGAAGACCGATCACCTCAAGATCATCGCGCTGGCCGAAGCGGCGGTCGAGTTCGCGCATAGCGTGCTGGCGCCGGGCGGCTTCTTCCTCGCCAAGCTGTTCCAAGGCGGCGACAGCGCCGACCTCCTCGCGGGCTTAAAGCGCGACTTCACCACGGTCCGCAACGTCAAGCCGGCCGCGAGCCGCGCCGATTCCTCGGAACTCTACGTGCTGGCGACCGGCTATCGCCGGAAGGCAGGCCCGCCGGAAGAGAACGCGTTCGGCGAATGA
It includes:
- a CDS encoding RlmE family RNA methyltransferase yields the protein MSTGSSGGKGGGKSSAGARDMRVKVKKAGKLKHSSQLWLERQLNDPYVKRAKELGYRSRAAFKLEEMDDRYKFLKPGQRLVDLGCAPGGWCQIAAKRIGLEQGKGYIVGIDLLPVDPIPGVDLIQLDFMAEEAPALLTERLGGRADGVMSDMAANTTGHKKTDHLKIIALAEAAVEFAHSVLAPGGFFLAKLFQGGDSADLLAGLKRDFTTVRNVKPAASRADSSELYVLATGYRRKAGPPEENAFGE